TGAGGCGGGTCTCGTGCAGGCCGAGCGCGGTGGTGAGCAGCCGGGCCGAGGCGACCGGCTTGCTGATGGTGAAACCCTTGCGCAGCAGCGGGGCCGGGCGGCGGACCACCACGTTGGCGCCCCACGGCCCGGTGCCGTACCCGGTCAGCGCCCGTGCCGCGGGCCAGGCGGAGTCGTTGAAGCCGGTCTGCTGCCAGCCGGACGGGCCGCTCTGGAACGCCTTCCAGCCCGCGTCGGTGACGATGGTCGGGCCGCCGCCCACGGTGAGCTTGGCGATGAGCCCGGCCGGGGACTGGGTGGTGTTCTGCGCCGAGACGGCGATGACGTTGCTGCCGCTGGTCAGCCGCCCGGCCAGGTCGATCACGGCGGCCTGCTTCCACGAGTCGGTGACCCGCGGCGAGCTGCTCACCTGCGTGCCGTTGACCCACACGTCGGCGGTGTCGTCGCCGGTGACGACCAGGCTCGCCTGCGTGGGCGCGGCCGAGAGGGTGAACGCGCGCCGGTAGTAGCGGGTCATCGGCGGCAGCCCGGCGATCGGGTCGCCCTCGGGATACCAGATCCAGTTCGCGCCGGACAGGCCGTCGGTGACGGCGGGCTGGCCGATGAACGCCCCCTGCCACTCGGTGGCCGGGTTGCGCAGGCCGGTCTCGAAGAACTGCACGGCGCTCCAGCCGCCGGTGCGGCCCTGGGTGTCCCAGACCCGCACCCGCCAGTGGTATCGCCGCAGCGAGGTGAGCGCCGGACCGGCGTAGGCGACGTCGACCGCCTGGCGGCTGCCGACCCGGCCGCTGTCCCACACGTCGCCGGTGCCGCTGTTCGCGTCGGCGGCGCTGCTCGCCACGATCACCTGGTACGCCGCCTGATACTGCTGCGCGGTGCCCGAGCTGAGCTTCCAGCCGAACCGGGGTACGGCGGCGTCCACGCCCAGCGGGTTGACGCGCCGTTCCGTGGTGGCCTCGGCGACGGCGAGCGGCGACGCCGCGCCCGTGTCCGGGCCGACCACCTGGCTGTTCCACGGTGCGATGCCGTAGGCGCCGAGGTCGGCGGCGGCGGGCCAGGACCCGTCGCCGAAGCCGGACTGCTCCCAGCCCGACGGTGGGCTCTGGAACGCCTTCCAGCTCGCGTCGGTGATCAGGTCGACGGTGCCGCCCGCCGTGGCGACGCGGACCCGGCCGAGCAGCCCGGCCGGTCCGGCGGCGGTGTTGCGTACGGCCACGGCCAGCGTGTTGACACCGGTGACCAGGGCGGGTGCGAGGTCGACGTAGACGGCGCTCTTCCAGGAGTCGACGGCGCGGGTGGACCCGGCCAGGGGTTTCCCGTTGAGCCAGACGTCCACGGTGTCGTCGCCGGTGACGACGAGCTGGGCGTCGGTGACCGCGCCGGCGGCCACGGTGAAGGTCTTGCGGAAGTAGCGGTGCGCGGCCGGGGCTGTGGTGCGCGGATCGCCTTCCGGATACCAGATCCAGTGCGCGCCGCTGACGCTGACCGGTGCCGCGGCCGCCGCGGCGGGCGGCGCGGACAGGGCGGCGGTGGCGCTGAGCAGAACGGTGACCAGCGCGGCGGTGCGGGCGCGGGCACGGGCGAGAGGGACGTGATCGGGCATGGCGACTCCTCGGACGGGATCGCATGGATTAAAACGTTTCAATTGCCCATGGGTGTCCAGACCCTAATGGCCCGCTTTCATGACTGTCAATGCATGCCGGAAACATGCCCGACACGTTCCGGGGTCAGACGGCGGCGAGCACGGCCGGGATCTCGTCGGCCAGCTCCCGGGCGAGGAACCCGATCCGGCCGAAGCGCGGCGCCAGCCGCTGGGCGCTGCCGGCGTGGGCGTACGCGGCCCAGCACGCCGCCTGCGCGGGGTCGGCGCCACGCGCCAGCAGGCCGGTCACCAGCCCGGCGCGCACGTCACCGCTGCCGGAGGTGCCCAGGCCGCTGCCGCCGGTCTGCTCCCACCACACCCGCCCGCCGGGATCGGCGACGCGGCCGAACAGCGACACCACCGCCTGGTAGCGCTCGGCGATGCGCAGCGCCACCGCCGCGAGATCGTCGCCGAGGTCGTCCACGCCGAGCAGGTAGCGCGCCTCCTCCAGGTTGGGGGTGAGCAGGTAGCGGCCGGGACGGCCGGCGATCAGCGACGGGTCGCGGCTGAGCGCGCCGAGGGCGTAGGCGTCCAGCACCACGGTGGTGTCGACGGGCGCGGCGTCGAGCACGTACCGCATGATCTCGGCGGTGTGGTCGATGTCGCCCAGGCCCGGCCCGATCGCGATGGCCGACGCGTGAGCGGCCAGCTCCGCCAGCCGCTCGGGCAGCCCGCCCGGGGTCTCGGGCAGGTCGAGGACCAGCGCCTCGGGCATCTGGATGCTCAGCGCCGCCGCGGTGGACTCGGCGACGGCCAACTGCAGCACGCCCGCCCCGGCACGCAGCGCGGCGACCCCGGCCAGCAGCACCGCCCCCGGCGTGTGCCGGGAGCCGCCGACGATCAGCGCGGTGCCCCGGCTGTCCTTGGCCCCCTCCGGCTCGGGCAGCGGCCAATCGCGCAGCAACTGCACGGTGACGACCGTGGGTTCAGACGGGTTCGGCACGCACACCCTCCTCGGCGGTGGGCTCGGTGTCCTGCGCGCGCAGGTGGGCGATGTCGTTGAAGGACTGTGCGGCCAGGCGCCCGCCGCCGTCGCCGGTCCAGGTGCTGATCGAGGCGTTGGCGATGACCTGCTGCCGGGCCGCCTCCATCAGTCCCTG
The Catellatospora sp. IY07-71 DNA segment above includes these coding regions:
- a CDS encoding NAD(P)H-hydrate dehydratase; the protein is MPNPSEPTVVTVQLLRDWPLPEPEGAKDSRGTALIVGGSRHTPGAVLLAGVAALRAGAGVLQLAVAESTAAALSIQMPEALVLDLPETPGGLPERLAELAAHASAIAIGPGLGDIDHTAEIMRYVLDAAPVDTTVVLDAYALGALSRDPSLIAGRPGRYLLTPNLEEARYLLGVDDLGDDLAAVALRIAERYQAVVSLFGRVADPGGRVWWEQTGGSGLGTSGSGDVRAGLVTGLLARGADPAQAACWAAYAHAGSAQRLAPRFGRIGFLARELADEIPAVLAAV